One region of Mesomycoplasma ovipneumoniae genomic DNA includes:
- a CDS encoding acetate/propionate family kinase, with product MKSKILVINAGSSSIKWQIFEKDTLDLLGVGLIERIGLQEGKIKMTFDEKSYNLSKDFPTHSDALESQIQLWKDNNLVQNLEEFELVGFRIVHGGASFNAPARLDDSAIAKIEEAAKFAPLHNPGALATISAIKKLLPWAKLSASFDTAFHASIPKVNYTYPINTQIANKYGIRKYGFHGISHKYITTQVEKIYNSDSVNFVNMHIGNGISLCAVKDSASVDTSMGMTPLAGVAMGTRSGDVDPSILTYLGTTANFSFTDLDTLLNKQSGLLGLSNVSSDLRDVISAADNGNQDASFALEVYVQKIVDYLINYINKVGKNIKALVFTGGVGENSALIRALVIAKIQLPKLNLVLDQELNSRPIPEFGAIEKISAPESDLDIFVIKTNEELLIAKNALKVWN from the coding sequence ATGAAGAGTAAAATTTTAGTTATAAACGCTGGTTCATCCTCAATTAAATGACAAATTTTTGAAAAAGATACATTAGATTTGCTCGGAGTTGGTCTAATCGAAAGAATTGGACTTCAAGAAGGCAAAATCAAAATGACATTTGACGAAAAAAGCTACAACTTGAGCAAGGATTTTCCAACTCATTCTGATGCCTTAGAAAGTCAAATTCAACTTTGAAAAGACAATAATTTAGTCCAAAACCTAGAAGAATTTGAGCTTGTCGGATTTCGAATTGTTCACGGAGGTGCAAGTTTTAATGCTCCAGCTCGCCTTGATGATTCAGCAATAGCAAAAATTGAAGAAGCAGCAAAATTTGCACCTTTGCACAATCCAGGGGCGCTTGCAACTATTAGCGCTATTAAAAAATTACTTCCTTGAGCAAAATTATCAGCAAGTTTTGACACCGCTTTTCACGCAAGTATCCCTAAAGTTAATTACACATATCCAATTAATACCCAAATAGCAAACAAGTACGGAATAAGAAAATACGGATTTCACGGCATTTCTCACAAATATATAACAACACAAGTTGAAAAAATCTATAATTCTGATTCAGTTAATTTTGTAAACATGCACATTGGGAATGGGATTTCTTTGTGCGCTGTTAAAGATTCGGCTTCAGTTGATACTTCAATGGGAATGACACCACTTGCAGGTGTTGCCATGGGAACCCGAAGCGGCGATGTAGACCCCTCAATTTTAACCTACCTAGGCACAACAGCTAATTTTTCCTTTACTGATTTAGACACACTTTTAAACAAACAATCAGGACTTTTAGGACTTTCAAACGTTTCTTCTGACCTTCGGGATGTCATTTCTGCTGCAGACAACGGTAATCAAGATGCAAGTTTTGCCCTTGAAGTTTATGTGCAGAAAATTGTCGACTATCTAATTAATTATATTAATAAGGTTGGTAAAAACATTAAAGCTTTAGTTTTTACCGGTGGAGTAGGCGAAAATTCAGCACTAATTCGCGCTTTGGTAATTGCAAAAATTCAATTACCAAAGTTGAATTTAGTTCTTGATCAAGAACTAAATTCAAGACCAATTCCAGAATTTGGTGCTATTGAAAAAATTTCAGCACCAGAATCAGATCTTGACATTTTCGTAATCAAAACAAACGAAGAACTGTTAATAGCAAAAAACGCGCTCAAAGTTTGAAACTAA
- a CDS encoding phosphate acetyltransferase has protein sequence MTYQNYLELRLKQQNETKSLRSVLIIDGHDERAIQAAQQLKAKNLVRPILLVDQLYENLEIDQYLVDEEEKQTFIQQFLKIRKNKETLESAVAQFDSNAFYGTMLLRNKKVDAVIGGLNYPTAEILRAAFKIIGPKPDIKTISSVMIMHRGDEKYLFSDISVNILPNETQLADIAKNALDFAIQLGFDPKPAFLSFSTKGSAKSPQSDAVSRAVKMFNATSPIEAYGEIQLDAALDYKVRRQKYGENVATNANVLIFPNLDAGNIGYKIAQRLGGFGAIGPIITGIAAPINDLSRGATVEDVFYTALISALQVEKDK, from the coding sequence ATGACATACCAAAATTATCTTGAATTACGACTAAAACAACAAAATGAAACTAAAAGTCTACGTTCAGTTTTAATTATTGACGGACATGATGAACGGGCAATTCAAGCCGCTCAGCAATTAAAAGCTAAAAATTTAGTTAGACCAATTTTACTTGTTGACCAATTATATGAGAATCTTGAAATCGACCAGTATTTAGTTGACGAAGAAGAAAAACAAACTTTTATACAACAATTTTTAAAAATCCGCAAAAACAAAGAAACATTAGAATCAGCTGTCGCCCAATTTGATTCTAATGCATTTTACGGGACAATGCTCCTTCGAAACAAAAAAGTTGACGCTGTAATAGGCGGGCTTAATTATCCAACTGCAGAAATTCTTCGAGCTGCATTCAAAATTATCGGACCAAAACCAGATATTAAAACTATTTCTTCCGTAATGATAATGCATCGAGGTGATGAAAAATACTTATTTAGTGATATTTCGGTAAATATTTTACCAAACGAAACTCAATTAGCAGATATTGCTAAAAACGCACTTGACTTTGCAATTCAACTTGGATTTGACCCTAAACCGGCTTTTTTATCATTTTCAACAAAAGGATCAGCCAAATCACCTCAATCTGATGCCGTATCTAGAGCTGTAAAAATGTTCAATGCAACCTCACCAATTGAAGCTTATGGTGAAATTCAATTAGATGCAGCTCTTGACTATAAAGTACGTCGCCAAAAATATGGTGAAAATGTTGCTACAAATGCGAATGTTTTAATTTTTCCAAATCTTGATGCTGGAAATATTGGCTACAAAATTGCTCAAAGGCTTGGGGGCTTTGGAGCAATAGGACCAATAATCACCGGAATCGCCGCTCCTATTAATGACTTATCACGTGGAGCAACGGTTGAAGATGTTTTCTACACCGCACTAATTAGCGCACTTCAAGTTGAAAAGGATAAATAA
- a CDS encoding IS3 family transposase translates to MSRHFIKDEFDMIYKIYNEFGLKQTINYINDISPETNFITRTQLLRRIKKIIRYYNNGMQDQLLDKKGANRKPGSGKRKKPIEPDWNEFTKEELIEIAKRYYEINKDKLKSGKISEAKTLNIPYSKSAKIFNVCRQSVAKSKTRVIKVREHKNDAIIKKSFLDNKGRYGRIRLSAYISMKYNIDIHPRSLGRHLKRLNLVCKIRKKRRKSEIKNTKFALPDIVKRDYNDKLNRNIFATDITYIKAPRDVKESHVFLSVIIEHKTKKIRDFKLSVSNDLNLVMDNIKTFRSIDKNFVIHSDHGFQYTSKTYIDKINKMGGTVSLSRIGNSLDNREAEYWFSIIKSECLNELNYSKITFEDLKKIIADYIYWYNNYRIQSILNWKTPQQYAMMLQ, encoded by the coding sequence ATGTCAAGGCACTTTATAAAAGACGAGTTTGATATGATTTATAAAATTTACAATGAATTTGGATTAAAACAAACAATAAATTATATAAATGATATTTCGCCAGAAACAAATTTTATAACCAGAACACAACTACTTCGAAGAATCAAAAAAATTATTCGGTATTATAATAATGGTATGCAAGATCAATTATTAGATAAAAAAGGCGCGAACAGAAAGCCAGGGAGTGGCAAACGTAAAAAACCAATTGAACCTGATTGAAACGAATTTACAAAAGAAGAATTAATAGAAATAGCTAAGAGATATTACGAAATCAATAAAGATAAATTAAAATCAGGAAAAATTAGTGAAGCCAAAACACTAAATATTCCTTATAGCAAATCTGCAAAAATTTTTAATGTATGCAGGCAATCAGTGGCAAAATCTAAAACTAGAGTTATAAAAGTAAGGGAACACAAAAATGATGCAATAATTAAAAAATCCTTTCTTGATAACAAAGGTAGATATGGTCGCATAAGGTTGAGTGCTTATATTTCTATGAAATATAATATTGACATTCACCCTCGAAGTCTTGGCAGACATTTAAAAAGATTGAATTTAGTATGCAAAATTAGAAAAAAAAGAAGAAAGAGCGAAATTAAGAACACCAAATTCGCACTGCCGGATATTGTTAAACGCGACTACAATGATAAATTAAATAGAAATATTTTTGCTACTGATATTACATATATAAAAGCTCCCAGAGATGTTAAGGAAAGCCATGTATTTTTGTCTGTAATAATTGAGCATAAAACTAAAAAAATCAGAGATTTTAAATTATCTGTAAGCAATGATCTTAATTTAGTTATGGATAATATAAAGACATTTAGGTCTATTGATAAAAATTTTGTTATTCATTCAGACCATGGATTTCAATACACTTCAAAAACCTATATTGACAAAATAAATAAAATGGGAGGAACTGTTTCATTGTCTCGCATAGGAAATTCTTTGGATAATAGGGAGGCTGAATATTGATTTTCAATTATAAAAAGTGAATGCTTAAACGAGTTAAACTACAGTAAAATAACTTTTGAAGATCTGAAAAAAATAATTGCAGATTATATATATTGATACAACAACTATAGAATTCAATCAATTTTAAATTGAAAAACACCACAGCAATATGCTATGATGTTACAATAA
- a CDS encoding APC family permease, translating to MKIQSARKLGFFAALSMLVGSVVGIGIFFKNNSIAATTNNNGYAWLFAWIIGGIISLFAAISFSEISFLKQTKLNGLANWSYQIGGKKSGYFVLFSYGFYYLGMLSLILGIYSSEITIWFIETASDSAFSFPFWAHILLGTFFTILFVITNYISVKFSGYIALVSTVLKFVPLIVAVFAGIFFPTTHNAGGSSAFEVTEKNSFDFSKLILALPAVLFAYDSFLSVGSIHNKVQKATKRVPLIITAGMILIVSVYTLIGLSSALHNKGTISGLISDVFPVDAARGINIFVAFFLLISTYGVTNSLNAAFVNQVRDLVKLNAIVGVYSLKKKYSNEKVTIFYLFITLVFWALVIYIPSLAIKLPKKDGSGIGYGSDVIVDSMSNFPSLIFFGVYMAIIVAYSRKKIKYPNSIERKINPKLYWISAIISSGLILIAIVAFIYSQIYAVATHANSSSGAGVFAANGLMLTNIGSFLIFITQILIFVSFPYINYFLISKVDKFDLFDNFDSAKIEKSE from the coding sequence ATGAAAATTCAAAGCGCCCGAAAACTTGGTTTTTTTGCAGCCTTATCAATGCTTGTTGGCTCAGTTGTTGGAATCGGAATTTTTTTCAAAAATAATAGCATCGCAGCAACCACTAATAACAATGGCTATGCTTGACTTTTTGCTTGAATTATTGGAGGAATAATTTCGCTTTTTGCTGCAATTAGTTTTTCTGAAATTAGCTTTTTAAAACAAACCAAACTAAATGGGCTAGCAAACTGGTCCTACCAAATTGGTGGCAAAAAAAGCGGTTATTTTGTCTTATTTAGTTATGGATTTTATTATTTAGGAATGCTAAGCCTAATTTTAGGAATATATTCGTCTGAAATTACAATTTGGTTTATTGAGACAGCTAGCGATTCGGCTTTCTCATTTCCATTTTGGGCACACATATTATTAGGTACTTTTTTTACTATTTTGTTTGTAATAACAAATTATATTTCTGTTAAATTTTCCGGATATATTGCCCTTGTTTCAACAGTTTTAAAATTTGTTCCATTAATTGTTGCCGTCTTTGCTGGAATTTTCTTCCCGACAACTCATAATGCCGGTGGTTCTAGTGCTTTTGAAGTAACTGAAAAAAATAGTTTTGATTTTTCAAAATTAATTCTTGCACTTCCAGCGGTTTTGTTTGCTTATGATTCATTTCTTTCGGTTGGTTCAATTCATAATAAGGTTCAAAAAGCAACTAAAAGAGTCCCTTTGATTATTACAGCGGGAATGATTTTGATTGTTAGTGTTTATACTCTTATTGGTTTATCATCAGCACTGCATAACAAAGGAACAATTTCAGGTCTAATTAGCGACGTTTTCCCGGTTGATGCAGCCCGTGGTATCAATATTTTTGTGGCATTTTTCCTTTTGATTTCAACATACGGTGTAACTAATTCTTTAAATGCTGCATTTGTAAATCAAGTTAGAGATCTTGTAAAATTAAATGCAATTGTTGGAGTTTATAGTTTAAAAAAGAAATATTCTAACGAAAAAGTTACAATTTTTTATCTTTTTATTACATTAGTGTTTTGGGCGCTTGTTATTTATATCCCTTCGCTAGCAATTAAACTTCCAAAAAAAGATGGATCAGGAATCGGGTATGGTAGCGATGTTATTGTTGATTCGATGTCCAATTTCCCTTCACTAATTTTCTTTGGTGTATATATGGCAATTATTGTCGCCTATTCACGCAAAAAAATAAAGTATCCTAATTCAATTGAGCGTAAAATTAACCCAAAATTATATTGAATTTCGGCAATAATTTCTTCAGGTTTAATTCTAATTGCCATTGTTGCCTTTATTTATTCACAAATTTATGCCGTTGCAACGCATGCTAATTCTTCTTCTGGTGCTGGAGTTTTTGCTGCTAATGGTTTAATGCTTACAAATATCGGTAGTTTTCTAATTTTTATTACACAAATATTAATATTTGTTTCTTTCCCTTATATTAATTACTTCTTAATTTCTAAAGTTGATAAATTTGATTTGTTTGATAATTTTGACTCAGCTAAAATTGAAAAATCTGAATAA
- a CDS encoding Mhp366/Mhp367 family surface (lipo)protein — protein MKNLSKYLFYLGFLSPFAVISCTSQIELVRTNPSKVEKNLPEVETKPPKVETNPSKVETKPPKVKTDPSKVESNLPKVETNPPKVEKNLPEVETKPPEIEINPPKVETNEDDQKQPEKIDSLKPNSEETKETTEKTTEKIQTDTAVKPEIKDDFESVEQTQPIFDFVQVNNKSVRNFRTDLLSDLKQNDFKAPNNLVSNYSRYFLRNWENVVKKENQNTFLGQKNDNLKVYLLDRMNPNLVGDINAKQNHFAYFNRPALGNYYNLPWFGFNSDSLEQKRFSNIFTRNIRFATGTGIFLNANSEKAAFLTNAHVIHPQGTKIPFWKLMNKKVGHNQLNARLIKFLQYYDDFKIKELDNRILFRLFEQEEKLKKGIPNLPPSFQSNVKIDEYMENLYQNYFELAEWDNYDFDIAVFYFNYSKFINDVDKLIKYFSEHQQGFINSTYSLQNGKFQNFVNSFAEFKKYWQKISKFPPLKISDRIWDDGDFDYTTKIGMFWANNLFSKNVFKGVNFRRDNGDPRLIAANFFATNGPGASGSGIFNADGSLAFINRSILTVNGNVNSLFYDQFGLTSHLTSGIALRAKNYNLVERILKLYVK, from the coding sequence ATGAAAAACTTATCAAAATATCTGTTTTATTTAGGTTTTCTAAGTCCTTTTGCAGTTATAAGTTGCACTTCGCAAATCGAGTTAGTAAGAACTAATCCGTCCAAAGTTGAAAAAAATTTGCCAGAAGTTGAAACTAAACCGCCCAAAGTTGAAACTAATCCATCAAAAGTTGAAACTAAACCGCCCAAAGTTAAAACTGATCCATCAAAAGTTGAATCTAATTTACCTAAAGTTGAAACTAATCCACCCAAAGTTGAAAAAAATTTGCCAGAAGTTGAAACTAAACCGCCAGAAATTGAAATTAATCCACCCAAAGTTGAAACTAATGAAGATGACCAAAAACAACCAGAAAAAATCGATTCATTAAAACCGAATTCTGAAGAAACAAAAGAAACAACTGAAAAAACAACAGAAAAAATACAAACTGACACGGCAGTTAAACCTGAAATCAAAGATGATTTTGAATCAGTTGAACAAACTCAACCTATTTTTGATTTTGTTCAAGTAAACAATAAATCGGTACGAAATTTCCGCACAGATTTATTATCAGATCTTAAACAAAATGATTTTAAAGCCCCAAACAATCTAGTTTCAAATTATAGCCGCTATTTTCTTAGAAATTGGGAAAATGTTGTTAAAAAAGAAAACCAAAACACCTTTCTTGGACAGAAAAATGATAATTTAAAAGTTTATTTACTTGATAGAATGAACCCAAATTTAGTTGGTGATATTAATGCTAAGCAAAATCATTTTGCTTATTTTAACCGCCCCGCTTTAGGAAATTATTATAATTTACCTTGATTTGGGTTTAATTCTGATAGTCTTGAGCAAAAAAGATTTTCCAATATTTTTACAAGAAACATTCGCTTTGCGACCGGAACAGGTATTTTTTTAAACGCAAATTCCGAAAAAGCTGCTTTTTTAACTAATGCTCACGTTATTCATCCACAAGGAACCAAAATTCCTTTTTGAAAACTAATGAATAAAAAAGTTGGCCACAACCAACTAAATGCAAGACTAATCAAGTTTTTACAATATTATGATGATTTTAAGATAAAAGAACTAGATAATCGCATTTTATTTCGCCTTTTTGAACAAGAAGAAAAATTAAAAAAAGGAATACCTAACTTACCGCCTAGTTTCCAAAGTAATGTAAAAATTGATGAGTATATGGAAAATTTGTATCAAAATTATTTTGAGCTGGCAGAATGAGACAATTACGACTTTGACATTGCCGTTTTTTATTTTAATTACTCAAAATTTATAAACGATGTTGATAAACTTATAAAATATTTTAGCGAACACCAACAAGGTTTTATAAATTCAACTTATTCGCTTCAAAACGGTAAATTCCAAAATTTTGTCAACAGTTTTGCTGAATTTAAAAAATATTGACAAAAAATTTCAAAATTTCCGCCGCTGAAAATTTCAGACCGAATTTGAGACGATGGTGATTTTGACTATACAACAAAAATAGGGATGTTTTGGGCAAATAATTTATTTTCAAAAAATGTTTTTAAAGGGGTAAATTTTCGCCGAGATAATGGTGACCCACGTTTAATTGCCGCTAATTTTTTTGCAACAAACGGACCTGGAGCATCAGGAAGTGGAATTTTTAATGCAGATGGAAGTCTTGCTTTTATTAATCGTTCAATTTTAACTGTAAATGGCAATGTCAATTCACTTTTTTATGATCAATTCGGGCTTACTTCCCACTTGACTTCCGGAATCGCCCTAAGAGCAAAAAATTATAATTTAGTTGAAAGAATTTTGAAACTTTATGTAAAATAA
- the hinT gene encoding histidine triad protein HinT, which yields MENTTLFLDIIAKKSPAKIIFEDDQVIAFLDKFPVSPGHFLVVPKKYSRNLFHISDEDLTYLVKIARKLALDQVKQLGATGFRLQVNNEKDAKQTIFHTHIHIIPFYKKEE from the coding sequence ATGGAAAATACAACATTATTTTTAGATATTATTGCAAAAAAATCACCAGCAAAAATTATTTTTGAAGATGATCAAGTTATCGCTTTTCTTGACAAGTTTCCGGTTTCACCTGGCCATTTTTTAGTTGTGCCTAAAAAATATTCACGAAATTTATTTCACATTTCCGATGAAGATCTTACTTATTTAGTAAAAATTGCAAGAAAATTAGCATTAGACCAAGTTAAGCAGCTTGGCGCAACCGGTTTTAGACTTCAAGTTAATAACGAAAAAGATGCAAAACAAACAATTTTTCACACGCACATTCACATTATTCCGTTTTATAAAAAAGAAGAATAA
- a CDS encoding HinT-interacting membrane complex lipoprotein P60: MKNHPKKNKFLKKLPFFLVVGTSFSALVSCAVNVDSSERIEEDRRISSNDVKDFVENAYVENILAQNIFKTGSNSLASEFRNTNSQFFAEAKAAFDFYQNYQISLDPTYSLKFIAQLQSTNAISASDFALLSPQVGYNKTFNDQAFIVLYNNFSTGIAREINKMLLVKAYLTQLDQPNLIKDSQIYKDGISARTSFTSRQIFQNIDPNSPDFFLIHLMLTKNPVQVWQFESNDPNSISTFSQLKIKDTNTFNTLLRSENINSRLTRKEQEFEKLGKNDDIDTTLLLGYAGILYRQNASLGDLSFQFNDLRVQGQTKSGFLDPTSNLLWSAKDFQNFNLINQAKMFPVELSPNFDRKKTKDQVQISDFEIKIPTQISGISYKIKNVIPTKDNDANKFAVGVIVEISINSSKFYYNVDVSWDENRTFYNPQINAEGQDLPKIDSGIPAVSSDLSKISVKYYNKLAPLYDKIVQENNTKQVYFSLENTPWNTQQEKTKLAYSLYLADQGGIFRDAKDFFESIGYKIETKDPIVKIS; this comes from the coding sequence GTGAAAAATCACCCCAAAAAAAACAAATTTTTAAAAAAATTACCGTTTTTCTTAGTTGTAGGCACATCTTTTAGTGCTTTAGTTTCTTGCGCTGTTAATGTTGATTCGTCCGAAAGGATTGAAGAAGACCGAAGAATAAGTTCAAATGATGTTAAGGATTTTGTTGAAAATGCCTATGTTGAAAATATTTTAGCTCAAAACATTTTCAAAACCGGCTCAAATTCACTTGCTAGCGAATTTAGAAATACAAATTCGCAATTTTTTGCAGAAGCAAAAGCGGCTTTTGATTTTTACCAAAACTACCAAATTAGTTTGGATCCAACTTATAGTTTAAAATTCATTGCCCAATTACAAAGTACTAATGCAATTTCAGCCAGTGATTTTGCACTTTTATCACCTCAGGTTGGTTATAATAAGACTTTTAATGATCAAGCATTTATTGTTTTATACAATAATTTTTCAACCGGAATTGCGCGTGAAATAAATAAAATGTTGCTAGTTAAGGCTTATTTAACTCAACTTGATCAACCAAATTTAATTAAGGATTCGCAAATTTATAAAGATGGTATTTCAGCGAGAACATCCTTTACATCACGGCAAATTTTTCAAAATATTGATCCAAATTCACCAGATTTTTTTCTAATTCACTTAATGTTAACAAAAAATCCGGTTCAAGTTTGGCAATTTGAATCAAACGACCCAAATAGTATAAGTACTTTTTCGCAACTAAAAATTAAAGATACTAATACTTTTAACACACTTTTACGTAGCGAAAATATTAATTCTAGATTAACTCGCAAAGAGCAAGAATTTGAAAAACTCGGAAAAAATGATGACATTGATACAACATTATTGCTTGGATATGCTGGAATTTTGTACCGTCAAAATGCTTCTTTAGGTGACTTATCTTTCCAATTTAACGATCTTAGAGTTCAAGGTCAAACTAAATCTGGTTTTTTAGATCCAACTTCAAATCTTCTTTGGTCAGCTAAAGATTTCCAGAATTTTAACTTAATTAATCAAGCAAAAATGTTTCCTGTTGAGCTAAGTCCAAATTTTGACCGCAAAAAAACTAAAGATCAAGTTCAAATTTCTGACTTTGAGATCAAAATTCCTACCCAGATTTCAGGAATATCATATAAAATTAAAAACGTAATTCCGACAAAAGATAATGATGCTAATAAATTTGCTGTTGGTGTTATTGTCGAAATTAGTATAAATTCATCAAAATTTTATTACAATGTTGATGTTAGTTGGGATGAAAATAGAACTTTTTATAATCCTCAGATAAATGCTGAAGGTCAAGATTTACCAAAAATTGATAGTGGAATTCCGGCGGTTAGCTCTGACTTGTCAAAAATATCGGTCAAATATTATAACAAATTAGCTCCTCTGTATGATAAAATTGTTCAAGAAAATAACACAAAACAAGTCTACTTTTCGCTTGAAAATACACCTTGAAATACCCAACAAGAAAAAACAAAACTAGCTTATTCATTATATCTTGCTGATCAAGGCGGAATTTTCCGTGATGCTAAAGACTTTTTTGAATCAATTGGATATAAAATCGAAACTAAAGACCCAATTGTAAAAATTAGTTAA
- a CDS encoding HinT-interacting membrane complex protein P80: MKKQNIFQKIANLNSDSRKKPQEKAPAKAKKIWIPITLTAGFLTVIGLGVGIPLSYSSGGTNHLEIRDPKSDIVILKSPISDKNIKVEELLSVFKSDNSKQRDDLREAQKYLIEFLYNQEYEASKVFQAAWENTNTDKTQGNSRRFTLQSFEEIRQSQRNFLHDERSRYQTTFGFNNWETEFNKYLNSDPRFNNAVNINQAVEALSINAAQDVAFARFKLGINKNFTKSDIEDRILKDDIKDEKGQIVYKKGEKLFAGLIEIGKNGFGPNIASPNPTSASNDPKISAFITNSFIKEYVNPTKIINEIYFDPKAPLAGNFNFFEISQISINAKPNARDAKSPWSVDKKTLQELLTYKVLKTSSESSLAEQVSNNLELIENFKGGNSTDPTQNNQDKILLSTLDYENNKRSAEILGQLPIASLSQTLINNEAGYIFAFLENASSSVPKQKLFSKTLMEKLKDLLFKNAPSLLVDPSELNSKPISEIRSLNQRLHSYIQGLSDNELTQAGKAFLETFGADENDYRTHLVYNLGDNLKLVLDSKGMKVLSLNKISSLEEFNKIISHQLQLSANNQVDSKQNSTINMSQLFADISNNNFIQSLLVRDANYQKQLLESKKTTVEQEKTDFLNSVLQSSENFLNFYVLSQVLNINQKLQDYISNATLNDLSADFWYNNQKERWELKADPSKELRQAIIDKLESLFRFSH, translated from the coding sequence ATGAAAAAGCAAAATATATTTCAAAAGATCGCCAATTTGAATTCAGATTCAAGGAAAAAACCACAAGAAAAAGCGCCAGCTAAAGCCAAAAAAATTTGAATTCCAATTACTTTGACTGCCGGTTTTTTAACTGTAATTGGCCTTGGGGTTGGAATTCCTTTGTCTTATTCAAGTGGTGGTACAAATCATCTAGAAATCCGCGATCCTAAATCCGATATAGTAATTCTTAAGTCCCCTATTTCAGACAAAAATATCAAAGTTGAAGAATTATTGAGTGTTTTTAAATCTGACAATTCAAAACAGCGCGATGATCTTCGTGAAGCTCAAAAATATTTAATTGAATTTTTATATAATCAAGAATATGAAGCATCCAAAGTCTTTCAAGCAGCCTGGGAAAATACAAACACTGACAAAACTCAAGGAAATTCCCGCCGGTTTACATTGCAGTCCTTTGAAGAAATACGTCAATCCCAACGAAATTTTCTTCATGATGAGCGTAGTAGATACCAAACCACTTTTGGCTTTAATAATTGAGAGACTGAATTCAATAAGTATTTAAATTCAGATCCGCGTTTTAATAATGCTGTTAATATTAACCAAGCAGTTGAAGCTCTTTCAATTAATGCGGCACAAGATGTCGCTTTTGCCCGGTTTAAATTGGGAATTAATAAAAATTTTACTAAAAGTGATATTGAAGATCGAATTTTGAAAGATGATATTAAAGACGAAAAAGGACAAATAGTTTATAAGAAAGGCGAAAAATTATTTGCCGGCTTAATCGAGATCGGCAAAAATGGCTTTGGTCCAAATATTGCTAGTCCAAATCCGACTTCAGCCTCAAATGATCCTAAAATTTCCGCTTTTATTACTAACTCTTTTATTAAGGAATATGTAAATCCGACTAAAATAATTAACGAAATTTATTTTGATCCAAAAGCACCTTTGGCCGGAAATTTCAACTTTTTTGAAATTTCTCAAATTTCAATTAATGCAAAACCAAATGCAAGAGATGCAAAATCTCCTTGAAGTGTTGATAAAAAAACTCTCCAAGAACTTTTAACTTATAAAGTTTTAAAAACAAGTTCTGAATCATCACTTGCTGAGCAAGTTAGCAATAATTTGGAACTAATTGAAAATTTTAAAGGTGGAAATTCTACTGATCCGACCCAAAATAATCAAGACAAAATTCTACTTTCTACTTTAGATTATGAAAATAATAAAAGAAGTGCTGAAATTTTAGGTCAACTTCCGATTGCCTCACTTAGTCAAACTTTAATAAATAATGAAGCTGGCTATATTTTTGCTTTTTTAGAAAATGCAAGCTCAAGCGTGCCAAAACAAAAACTATTTAGTAAAACTTTAATGGAAAAACTTAAAGATTTACTCTTTAAAAATGCCCCAAGTTTGCTTGTTGACCCATCTGAGTTAAATTCTAAGCCAATTAGTGAAATTAGAAGTTTAAATCAACGGCTTCATTCATATATTCAAGGACTTTCTGATAATGAACTTACTCAGGCAGGGAAAGCTTTTTTAGAAACTTTTGGTGCAGATGAAAATGATTATCGTACTCATTTAGTTTATAATTTAGGTGATAATTTAAAATTAGTGCTTGATTCTAAAGGGATGAAAGTTTTGAGTTTAAATAAAATTAGTAGTCTTGAGGAATTTAACAAAATAATTTCTCACCAATTGCAATTAAGTGCTAATAATCAAGTTGACTCAAAACAAAATTCAACAATAAACATGAGTCAACTTTTTGCCGATATTTCGAATAATAATTTTATTCAATCACTTTTAGTTCGTGATGCAAATTATCAAAAACAACTTTTAGAGTCAAAGAAAACGACAGTTGAGCAAGAAAAAACCGATTTTTTAAATTCAGTTTTACAATCGTCTGAAAATTTTTTGAATTTTTACGTTCTTTCTCAGGTTTTAAATATTAACCAAAAGTTACAAGATTATATTTCTAACGCAACTTTAAATGATTTAAGCGCAGATTTTTGGTATAATAATCAAAAAGAACGTTGGGAATTGAAAGCCGATCCATCAAAAGAGTTGCGCCAGGCGATAATTGACAAACTTGAAAGTCTTTTTCGATTTAGTCATTAG